A stretch of Deltaproteobacteria bacterium HGW-Deltaproteobacteria-6 DNA encodes these proteins:
- a CDS encoding YHS domain-containing protein translates to MPLNREKDAIMEKSKSVTKDPVCGMTVEEATAISAERDGKKFYFCSDHCRQKFLSTPVGTKPKSKPE, encoded by the coding sequence ATGCCTCTCAATCGAGAAAAGGATGCGATCATGGAAAAATCAAAATCTGTGACCAAAGACCCCGTCTGCGGGATGACTGTGGAGGAAGCAACCGCTATTAGCGCCGAACGTGATGGTAAGAAGTTCTACTTTTGCAGTGACCACTGTCGGCAAAAGTTTCTGTCCACCCCAGTTGGCACTAAGCCGAAGAGCAAGCCTGAATGA